One region of Labrus bergylta chromosome 23, fLabBer1.1, whole genome shotgun sequence genomic DNA includes:
- the dyrk2 gene encoding dual specificity tyrosine-phosphorylation-regulated kinase 2 isoform X2: MYSCRSGKAGEPVYSPAHGGSQTTSPVALPRLRNNNHNPLTGGSKAAMSDTVQLSSQSQVHVTQLYEENSNKRPVLTSQPNGLAPPLSTTRPGLPLPDRQPSETPHHCRQGSAASNKSTDSKPKPSTLSPEQAMKQFMSKMSSFEHHEVFSYPEVFFVGPNAKKRSGVMGGANNGGYDDDQGSYIHVPHDHVSYRYEVLKVIGKGSFGQVVKAFDHKSQTHVALKMVRNEKRFHRQAAEEIRILEHLRKQDKDSSMNVIHMLENFTFRNHICMTFELLSMNLYELIKKNKFQGFSLPLVRKFAHSILQCLDSLHKNRIIHCDLKPENILLKQQGRSGIKVIDFGSSCYEHQRVYTYIQSRFYRAPEVILGSRYGMPIDMWSLGCILAELLTGYPLLPGEDEADQLACVIELLGMPSQKLLDASKRAKNFVSSKGFPRYCTVTTLPDGTTALNGGRSRRGKVRGPPGSKDWSAALKGCDDPLFLDFLKQCLEWDPVLRMTPSQALRHSWLRRRLPKPPTGTTTGDKTTSSSSKRVTTEGTITSISKLATTSSTTTSSSSKTRTNLAAITDANGNIQPRTVLPKLVS, encoded by the exons ggaGGCTCTAAAGCCGCCATGTCGGACACCGTTCAGCTGTCGTCTCAGTCCCAGGTCCACGTCACGCAGCTCTACGAGGAGAACAGCAACAAGCGGCCGGTCCTCACCTCCCAACCCAACGGCCTGGCTCCTCCCCTCAGCACCACGCGGCCCGGCCTGCCGCTGCCCGACCGCCAGCCCTCCGAGACCCCCCACCACTGCCGGCAGGGCAGCGCCGCCTCCAACAAGTCGACAGACAGCAAGCCAAAGCCCAGCACGCTGTCCCCCGAGCAGGCCATGAAGCAGTTCATGTCCAAGATGTCGTCGTTTGAGCACCACGAGGTCTTCAGCTACCCCGAGG TGTTTTTTGTTGGTCCCAATGCCAAGAAGAGGTCAGGGGTGATGGGCGGAGCCAACAACGGTGGCTATGACGACGATCAGGGATCCTACATCCACGTTCCACACGACCACGTCTCATACCGCTACGAAGTCCTGAAGGTCATTGGAAAGGGCAGTTTTGGACAG gtaGTGAAGGCCTTTGACCACAAGTCTCAGACACACGTGGCTCTGAAGATGGTCCGCAACGAGAAGCGCTTCCACCGGCAGGCGGCGGAGGAGATCCGCATCCTGGAGCACCTGAGGAAGCAGGACAAGGACTCGAGCATGAACGTGATCCACATGCTGGAGAACTTCACCTTCAGGAACCACATCTGCATGACCTTCGAGCTGCTCAGCATGAACCTGTACGAGCTCATCAAGAAGAACAAGTTCCAGGGCTTCAGCCTCCCGCTGGTCAGGAAGTTCGCCCACTCCATCCTGCAGTGTCTGGACTCGCTGCACAAGAACCGCATCATCCACTGCGACCTCAAACCCGAGAACATTTTACTGAAGCAGCAGGGACGCAGCGGCATCAAG gTCATAGATTTTGGTTCCAGCTGTTACGAACATCAAAGAGTTTACACCTACATCCAGTCCAGGTTCTACAGAGCGCCAGAGGTCATTCTGG GCTCCAGGTACGGGATGCCGATCGACATGTGGTCTCTGGGCTGCATCCTGGCCGAGCTGCTGACGGGTTACCCGCTGTTACCGGGGGAAGACGAGGCCGATCAGCTGGCCTGCGTCATCGAGCTTCTGGGCATGCCCAGTCAGAAGCTCCTAGACGCCTCCAAGAGAGCCAAGAACTTTGTGTCGTCTAAAGGTTTCCCGCGGTACTGCACCGTGACCACGCTGCCCGACGGAACCACCGCGTTGAACGGCGGCCGCTCACGGCGAGGGAAGGTACGCGGCCCGCCGGGTAGCAAGGACTGGAGCGCAGCGCTGAAGGGCTGCGACGACCCGCTCTTCCTGGACTTCCTCAAACAGTGTCTGGAGTGGGACCCGGTACTCAGGATGACGCCCAGCCAGGCGCTGCGTCACTCGTGGCTGAGGAGACGACTTCCCAAACCGCCAACAGGAACGACCACGGGGGACAAGacgacctcctcctcctccaaacgGGTCACCACCGAGGGCACCATCACCTCCATCTCCAAGCTCgccaccacctcctccaccaccacgtcctcctcctccaaaacCAGGACTAACTTGGCGGCGATCACCGACGCCAACGGGAACATCCAGCCGCGGACGGTTCTGCCCAAACTGGTCAGCTGA
- the dyrk2 gene encoding dual specificity tyrosine-phosphorylation-regulated kinase 2 isoform X1, whose amino-acid sequence MLTKKPGTSVLPTGKAGEPVYSPAHGGSQTTSPVALPRLRNNNHNPLTGGSKAAMSDTVQLSSQSQVHVTQLYEENSNKRPVLTSQPNGLAPPLSTTRPGLPLPDRQPSETPHHCRQGSAASNKSTDSKPKPSTLSPEQAMKQFMSKMSSFEHHEVFSYPEVFFVGPNAKKRSGVMGGANNGGYDDDQGSYIHVPHDHVSYRYEVLKVIGKGSFGQVVKAFDHKSQTHVALKMVRNEKRFHRQAAEEIRILEHLRKQDKDSSMNVIHMLENFTFRNHICMTFELLSMNLYELIKKNKFQGFSLPLVRKFAHSILQCLDSLHKNRIIHCDLKPENILLKQQGRSGIKVIDFGSSCYEHQRVYTYIQSRFYRAPEVILGSRYGMPIDMWSLGCILAELLTGYPLLPGEDEADQLACVIELLGMPSQKLLDASKRAKNFVSSKGFPRYCTVTTLPDGTTALNGGRSRRGKVRGPPGSKDWSAALKGCDDPLFLDFLKQCLEWDPVLRMTPSQALRHSWLRRRLPKPPTGTTTGDKTTSSSSKRVTTEGTITSISKLATTSSTTTSSSSKTRTNLAAITDANGNIQPRTVLPKLVS is encoded by the exons ggaGGCTCTAAAGCCGCCATGTCGGACACCGTTCAGCTGTCGTCTCAGTCCCAGGTCCACGTCACGCAGCTCTACGAGGAGAACAGCAACAAGCGGCCGGTCCTCACCTCCCAACCCAACGGCCTGGCTCCTCCCCTCAGCACCACGCGGCCCGGCCTGCCGCTGCCCGACCGCCAGCCCTCCGAGACCCCCCACCACTGCCGGCAGGGCAGCGCCGCCTCCAACAAGTCGACAGACAGCAAGCCAAAGCCCAGCACGCTGTCCCCCGAGCAGGCCATGAAGCAGTTCATGTCCAAGATGTCGTCGTTTGAGCACCACGAGGTCTTCAGCTACCCCGAGG TGTTTTTTGTTGGTCCCAATGCCAAGAAGAGGTCAGGGGTGATGGGCGGAGCCAACAACGGTGGCTATGACGACGATCAGGGATCCTACATCCACGTTCCACACGACCACGTCTCATACCGCTACGAAGTCCTGAAGGTCATTGGAAAGGGCAGTTTTGGACAG gtaGTGAAGGCCTTTGACCACAAGTCTCAGACACACGTGGCTCTGAAGATGGTCCGCAACGAGAAGCGCTTCCACCGGCAGGCGGCGGAGGAGATCCGCATCCTGGAGCACCTGAGGAAGCAGGACAAGGACTCGAGCATGAACGTGATCCACATGCTGGAGAACTTCACCTTCAGGAACCACATCTGCATGACCTTCGAGCTGCTCAGCATGAACCTGTACGAGCTCATCAAGAAGAACAAGTTCCAGGGCTTCAGCCTCCCGCTGGTCAGGAAGTTCGCCCACTCCATCCTGCAGTGTCTGGACTCGCTGCACAAGAACCGCATCATCCACTGCGACCTCAAACCCGAGAACATTTTACTGAAGCAGCAGGGACGCAGCGGCATCAAG gTCATAGATTTTGGTTCCAGCTGTTACGAACATCAAAGAGTTTACACCTACATCCAGTCCAGGTTCTACAGAGCGCCAGAGGTCATTCTGG GCTCCAGGTACGGGATGCCGATCGACATGTGGTCTCTGGGCTGCATCCTGGCCGAGCTGCTGACGGGTTACCCGCTGTTACCGGGGGAAGACGAGGCCGATCAGCTGGCCTGCGTCATCGAGCTTCTGGGCATGCCCAGTCAGAAGCTCCTAGACGCCTCCAAGAGAGCCAAGAACTTTGTGTCGTCTAAAGGTTTCCCGCGGTACTGCACCGTGACCACGCTGCCCGACGGAACCACCGCGTTGAACGGCGGCCGCTCACGGCGAGGGAAGGTACGCGGCCCGCCGGGTAGCAAGGACTGGAGCGCAGCGCTGAAGGGCTGCGACGACCCGCTCTTCCTGGACTTCCTCAAACAGTGTCTGGAGTGGGACCCGGTACTCAGGATGACGCCCAGCCAGGCGCTGCGTCACTCGTGGCTGAGGAGACGACTTCCCAAACCGCCAACAGGAACGACCACGGGGGACAAGacgacctcctcctcctccaaacgGGTCACCACCGAGGGCACCATCACCTCCATCTCCAAGCTCgccaccacctcctccaccaccacgtcctcctcctccaaaacCAGGACTAACTTGGCGGCGATCACCGACGCCAACGGGAACATCCAGCCGCGGACGGTTCTGCCCAAACTGGTCAGCTGA
- the LOC114917778 gene encoding interferon gamma-like: MFSTARAVVCLSLCLAVCQVRGSYIPVEMNRTFQSLLQHYNISPAERFNRRPVFSRDPLSGRMEAQKVYMGGVLEAYEKLLGHMLKQLPAPQTAELPNPCDAEKGTNKDVRVELSCILKKVQDLRRHSFQEEGKLLQSLQALKHVKVEEEVIQSKALWELPWLYEAASSLSDDRIKQRRRRRQARRTKNRP; the protein is encoded by the exons ATGTTTTCAACGGCGAGGGCAGTGgtctgtctgtccctgtgtctggctgtctgtcaggtcagggGGTCGTACATCCCTGTAGAGATGAACAGAACCTTCCAGAGCCTCCTGCAGCACTAT AACATTTCTCCTGCAGAGCGATTCAACAGAAGGCCCGTCTTCTCCAGAGATCCTCTGAGCGGCAGGATGGAG GCACAGAAGGTGTATATGGGCGGCGTGTTGGAGGCGTATGAGAAGCTCCTCGGTCACATGTTGAAGCAGCTGCCGGCTCCTCAGACAGCAGAGCTCCCTAACCCCTGTGATGCTGAGAAGGGGACCAACAAAGATGTCAGGGTGGAGCTGAGCTGCATCCTGAAGAAGGTCCAGGACCTGAGGAGGCACAGCTTCCAGGAGGAGGGGAAGCTTCTGCAGAGTCTGCAGGCGCTCAAACACGTCAAG gtggaggaggaggtcatCCAGAGCAAAGCATTGTGGGAACTACCATGGCTGTATGAGGCGGCGAGCTCCTTGTCTGACGACCGCATTAAGCAGAGGCGGCGGAGAAGGCAAGCACGGAGGACCAAAAATCGTCCCTGA